GCTGGATGCGGCCCGGGCCGAGCACGTGGCGCGGCAACGCCGGCGAGGTTGCGATCGTCACCGACCCGAGCTGGGGTACGCAGATGGTTTACGCGCAGTGGCCGAAAGGCACGCACGGCGGCGGCGATCTGACCGTCGTCTCCCACGTTACGACGCGCAATCTCGGCGTCGATCTCTCCAAGCCGGATCGCAACGTTACGCTATCGGCAGCGGAGATCGCGCTCTACACCGCGCCCTCGAAGTACATTCCGACCGATGGCATCGTCAAACGCACCGCCGACACCGCGACGGCCGGTGCGACGAGCGATCTCGAGAAACTGCGCAAGATTTACGAATGGATCGTCGCGAACACGTCGCGCAATCCCAAGACGCGTGGCTGCGGGCTCGGTAATATCTCGTTCTTGCTCGAGAGCGGCGACTTCACCGGAAAATGCGCCGACATCAACGGCTTAGCCGTCGGCCTGGCGCGCGCGTCCGGCATTCCGGCGCGCGATCTGTACGGCATTCGCGTTGCGCCGTCGGAACTCGGTTATAAGGCGCTCGGCGCGAATGGCACGACGATTACCAAAGCGCAGCACTGCCGCGCCGAAGCATTCGTGAACGGCTACGGCTGGATACCGCTCGATCCCGCGGACGTACGCAAAGTCGTGCTCGAAGAGCCGCCGGGCAGCCTGAGCATGAGCGACCCAAAGGTCGTCGAAGCCCGGCGCCTGCTCTTCGGATCGTGGGAGGGCAACTACATGGTCTACAACGACGGCCACGACATCGCGCTTCCCGGCTCGACCGGCGACACGGTTGCTTTCCTAATGTATCCGCAAGCTGAAGTCGACGGCCAGCGCCTCGACAGCCTCGACGCGCCGACCTTCGTCTACGAAATCACGGTGTAAAATGCGACTGCTCGTAGTCGGCGCCGGTGCCGTCGGTGGATACTTCGGCGGCCGTCTGGAGCAAGCGGGGCGCGACGTAACGTTTTTCGCGCGGCCGCAGCGCGCGGCGCAGCTACGCGAGCGCGGCCTCGAGATCGTCAGCCCCAACGGCAACGCGACGCTACACCCCAAGGTCGTCACCCGCGATGAGCTTTCCCAGCCATACGATTTGGTGCTCCTGACGGTCAAAAACTATGCGCTTCAAGGCGCGCTCGAAGATATCGCGCCGGCGGTTGGTGCCGATACGCTGATTTTGCCGACGCTCAACGGCATGCGTCATCTGGACGAGCTCAAAGCGAAGTTCGGCGAAGCGCACGTGCTGGGCGGCGTTTGCATCGTCGCGACCACGCTCGACGCGCAGGGGCGAATCGTGCAGCTGACCGGAACACAGAAGCTCGTCTACGGCGAGCTTGACGGCTCGCACTCGGAGCGGATCGAGCAAGTCGATCGTACGCTACAAGGCGCCGGCTTCGACGCGCGCGTCTCTTCCGATATTCTGCTCGAGATGTGGGAGAAGTTTGTGTTTATCGCCGCGCTCGGCGGCATCACGTGCCTACTGCGCGGGACGATCGGCGAGATTACGGCGGCGCCGGGCGGCCGCCAGCTAGCGCTGACCATGCACGGCGAGTGCGTCGCGGTCGCGACCGCATCCGGGTTCGCGCCGCGGCCCGAGGCGATCGAAAGCAGCCGCGCAACGCTAACGGAGGCGGGCTCGCCGCTCGCGTCATCGATGTATCGCGACTTGCAGAAAGGCGCGGCCCTCGAGGCGGACGCGATACTGGGAGATATGTGCCGGCGGGGTGAGGCGGCGGGGCTGAAGCTCCCGCTGCTCTCTGCGGCGTTTGCGCAGCTTTCGATTTACGAAGCACAGCGTAAACCCGCGTCACCCTGACCGTGCTCGTGTCATCCTGCGCTTGTCGAAGGATTGTCGAAGGACGTGTTAGTGAACGAAATCCGTTGACTGAAGTCCTAGCATCGGCTACGATAATCGCATGGGCGGGCGGCGATGGACCCCCTTGATCGATCCCCTTGCAAAGCCGAAAGATCCGCAAGCGCTAAGCGATGTTCGCCCACTGCTTTCGCGACTGATCGAAGCCTACGGCCATAACGCGTTGGCCGGGCTGCTCGACGTCGACGCAGCAATGCTGCCACGATGGAACGGCGGGGTAAAGATCAGCGCGGAAATGTCGTTCCGCATACTCGATGTACATGCGGTGCTGGTGCGAGCGTTCCAAGTCTTTACTCCCGGGGTCGCGACCCAGTGGCTCGTGGGGCACGAGCCCTTTCTCAACGATGCGCGGCCGATTGAAGTCCTGGCTATACGTGGAGCCGGGCCGCTAATCGAGGCACTCGATGCGATTGGGGCCGACGCCTATGCATGAGGCTTTACCGCGTCTTTCCCTTAGGGGCTGAAACAAAACCCTCAGGGCCTCCCCAACGCCGCGGAGCGTTTGAGTGCGCGCAAGCTGACTTCGGGCGGCGAGGAGGTTCGCACTGCCTGGCGCAATGATTGCGCGGGTGAGGAGGGCCTAAATGAAAGCCCTGAGTTTTTGCATTGTGGTCATGCTCGCGGCCTGCGCGCAAGGGCAAGCCCCAGCAATGGACTCCCTTCCGAGACCGGCAATGGGCGGCGCGTCGCCGGCACTCCCGGGGGAAAGGGGAGGCGACTTGCTCTACGTTTCCGATCAGGAGACCGACGTCGTCGATCTGTATTCGTATCCTTCGTTACGGAAGGTCGGGGTGCTGACCGGCTTTGAGAGCACGCCGGCCGGCATGTGCACGGATCGCAACCAAAACGTCTGGATAACCGCAGGGAGCGCCGGCGCAATCTTTGAGTTCGCACATGGCGGCAGTACGCCGTTTAATCGGCTTTCCGTCCCCGGCGAATTTCCGATCGACTGTTCCATCAGCCCGGCGACCGGCGATTTGGCGGTGACGAGTCTCTCGGGTCACGTGTTGGTATTTCCCAACGCGAGCGGTTCGCCGGCGGCGTACACGGATCCATCGATGGCCAAAGCGTGGTTCTGCGGATACGATCCTAAGGGCGACCTGTTCGTTGATGGGATAGGGCCGTCTTCGAATTTCGTCTTCGCGGCGCTGCGTAAAGGGAAAGGGTCGTTGTCCAACATCACGCTGAGTGTACCGGTCGCGGCGCCGGGCGGCGTGCAGTGGGATGGCCGCGACCTTACCGTAGCCGACGGAGAGTCAGGTTACGTTTATCGCGTGGACCGCGCCACCGGACAGGTTATAAAAATGATAGATCTCAATTTGGTTGGGGAACGCACCGGCGGCTTTTGGATTCAAGGCAGAAGAATCGTTGTGCCGGTTGTCACGAGCAATACGGTCGGCATTTGGCGTTATCCTCACGGGAGCGAACCGATCAAAAAGATTTCGGGCTTCGGCGAGCTCTTCGGTGTGACCATTAGCAAGGGAACCTCGGCGAACTGGCGGGGTAATGCTCTACGGCTGCGCTAAGCTCCCGAACCTCTTACGATACGACATGCATGGCGCGATGTTCGCGCCGCCACGCCCTGAAACGACGCGTTCGTCTTGTGACTAGGGGGCGGGCATCGTCGCTTCCAGGTGATAGCCGTCGATCGTTCCGTCGACCCGCGCAGCGGCGCTGCTGCCGGCCGTCGGCCATGCGGCGTCGAGGTTGCCGGCCGCAGCACCTGATACCGTTAGATGAGCGTGCGCCATTGCGTCGCGCGCGTCGAAGTCGGCCGCGCCGGAAACGGCCAGATCCTTGGTCCACCCAATGCTGGAAAGCATCGCCCGGTCCGTGGCATTCTTTGGAGTCGCTGCGTACGACCCGCCGCGCAAACCCGAGCCCGAGGTGAGTCCGAACTCGTACGAGCGCGCGAGAACGTCGGCAGCGGCAAGCAGCGCGGCCGCAGCTGCGCGCAACTCTCGTGTGGGGGCGCGATTCCCGTGCGATGGACTGGCCGGATGGACTTCATCGAGCGTGCGAGAGAATGCCGGAACGAGATGGAGTGCGGGGACGCGCGCGGCGCACTGCGCGGCGACCTTTCCGGTTTGCCCGAAGCGGCGAACGATGCCGGCCGCACAGCCGTAGAAGTCGTCGAGCGCCGTAACGTGTCCGGTGTTGGCGACGATCACGTGCGTCGCCCGCGCGAAGAGCGCCGCCGCACGCGCGCCTTCCTCCGGCGTGGTGATCGTATCGAGATCGCCGTTAAGCACGAGGACCGGCACGTTTGGAAAGCGCGCATTGGGCGGTACCGGCTGACCGGCCGGGTGCTGCTTTGAGGCGACCGGCCACGTGGTGCAGAGCTGCAGGTACGCGTAGTCGATCGGTATGCCGAGATATTCGTCGACAGAAAATGGAGCGTAGAGCGCGGGATCGCTCTTGCGTTTCCGTTCGAGCGCCCGATGCCAAGCGGCGACGCGCTCCGGCGGCTGCAGGCGCATGTCGTAGGCCTGCGGATTGTCCGCGCAGCTCGCTGCGGCGAAGAGCCCTTGGCTGTAGCCTCGTGCTCGGCCGCCGGCGCCCTCTTCCTCGGCGTAGGCCTCGGCGACGAGCCGCTCGAGCGGCAGCGTGTCGTGCGCGTTTACGTACGCGCGCGCTGCGGCGTCGAGATCTCGATACGCGAGCGGATCGAGCCCGGCGCTATCCATGACGAACGCAATATTCGTCGGGGTAATGCGGCCGCGATTGGTGCGGAGCTGTGCGAGCAGGCTTTCGATCCGATCGATTGACGAGCCGCGCAAATCCGCGCAGACTGGTGAGCGAGTACACGCTGCGTTAAAGGCACTTCGCAGCTCGCGGGCGGTGCTGGGATACCATGGGCTGCCGCCCGTCACCTGATAAGCGCCGTCGAGCACAATCGAGCGAACGCGATCGGGATGCCGCCCCGCGAAGGCTTGGACGAAAAACGAACCGTATGAGTCGCCGTAAAGGTCGACCTTGCGTATGCGCAGCGTTGACAGGATGGTTGCCATATCGTCGGCTGCGATTGCCGTTCCATACAGGTCCGAGGTGCGCCCGAGCTGCTGCCCGCACCGGGTAACATTTCGCAGCTGCATGAGGTGCACGCGTTGCAGCGGTTGGCAGACGATCGCCTCAGATCGACCCGTTCCGCGGTTGTCGACGAGAAGCAAGTCGCGCGTGAGGAGCAGCGGCGCGTAAAGCTCGCGGTACAGTGACCGGGAGCCGATCGAAGGATAGCCGGGACCGCCTTCGACGGCGACGATCGTGCCGCCGGACCGTGCGGAGCGATTCGAATGCGGCAGCCACGCGAAGGCGATGTTGATCTTGCCCGGGACGCGACCGGCCGGATCGAGATCGACCTGTACCGTCCCGCACTGGTAGTCGCCACCGAGACAGCGACGAAGCAGCGCCGAGCCCACTCGTAGGCCGGTACTCCCTTTATTCGCCGAACCGAGCGGCAGCGGCGGTGCGAGGCGCACTGCCGCGCACCCGGCGGCGAGGGCGAGCGCGATCGCTGCGAAGGCCTGTAAGCGCGAGTTTTCCATGCTCCTCCGGCGATGATTCTTCATTCGGCGAAGCGAGCATCCTATCTAGATTGCTTCGATTGTCATCAAATCGCTTTGATCTTCGCCATCATGCCCCCGTCTTCGTGATCGAGCATGTGGCAGTGGAAGACGAACGTGCCGCGAATCGCCGGGTTGCGAAAGTCGACGAGAATGCGCGCGATGCCGGGCGTGGTTTTGACCCCATCGCGCGTTTGGACCGGTACGAGCACGGTGTCGCGCCACAGACGCGGGTAAACGCTCTTCCCGCCGATCGATTCGACGAGGAAGTGCACCTGGTGGATGTGGATGTCGTGCACCTCGTCGGTTTTGTTGCGCAGCGTCCACTCCTCGACCGTACCCGCGCGTACGACGACGGCGGCCGGTGCGTTCATCCGGAACGCGCGGCCATCGATGTAAAAGCCATCCGCGTCCTCCGTCAATACGATCGTGCGGCGCAGTCTTGCCGGGGGCGCCGCTATTGAAGCAGCTTTTTCCGGCGGCTCCGGCGCATCGTTGGGCGCAGCGCCGCCGGCATCCGAGTCCTGGCTGGAAATCGCCGCGAGCACCGCTTGCGGATCGCGGTCCCCGCCGGCGCCGCTCTCGTAACAGCGTGTCCGCAGCAGCGTCGGCAGCTTTAAGCCGGTAACGACGAACTCGGCGCGTCCTCCCGGCGGTACGACGACGTGCGGCATCCACAGAATCGTTGGATTCCCCGGATACGAAGCGATCGGATAACCGTCGATCGCCACAACGCCGATTTGCTCGTTGTCGACCGCGAGATCCAGGATACGGCTCGCAGACGCATTGAGTACGCGAAAGAGCTGCCGTTCGCCGTCCGCGAGCGCAATCTGCGGCTGGGAAAGTCCATTGAGCGTCAGGTGCAGGCCTGGCTCGGGGAGGCACGACGCGTTCGGCCCAGGGTTGTCGTCGGCATCGACCGCGTGAGCCAAGCGCGGCGTCATCTTGCGCGCGTACCAGGGGATCGCCATGATGTTCGGGACCCTCTGGACGTCGCGCACGATAATCGTTCGTTCGCGCGTTGCTTGCAGCAACGGTACTCGTTCGCGCAACCCCGCCACGACGATCGCGCCCGCCATGCCGCTGGTTACCTGCCAATACGTTTCACCATGTGCGTGCGGATGATACCAGTAGAGTCCCGGCGGCTGCGTAACCGGTACGCGCACGCGGTAGCGCAGCAAGGTCCCGGGCGGGGCGAGGGTCGTCATGACATCGTCGCCCGGCGGCGCGGGCGCCACGTTGAGGCCGTGAAAGTGCAGGTTGACGTTATTCGCCGTGCTGGTCGAACGCGGCAGCTGGTTGCGCAGCGCGATCTCGATCGTGTCGCCGGGGCGTACGCGGATCGTCGGCGCGGCGCCGGCGCCCCGGTAGACGAAGTGCGGCGCGGGATTGGTCGCGTCGCTGGCCACGGCCAGCTGCAGCCGTGCGACTCCGTTGAGCGCCCGCACCTCCGGCACGTCCGGAATCGGCGACCGGGGATCGACAAACGCGCGGACGGTTGTCAGCGCAACGCGCCCGAGGCTGCCGGCGTCGTCGAGGCTCCAGAGCGCGATTGCGATCGTGTTCTCGGCGTGTGGATCGACGATACCGGTCGGTAGCGGGAAGGTGTGGGACCGCCTGGTGCTGCTTGCGTAGTGCGCCACCAGCCAGCCGTTGACGAAGATGGAGGCGCGATAGTCGGCGCGGGGGGCGTCGTCGACCCGCACCGCCGCGAACGTGTCGCCTGGGAGGGTGACGTCGAGCGGCACCCGTACGCGATACCACGTGACGCCCGCGCGGCCGGCGCGCGCCGGCAGCGTCGCCTTTGCCCACGAACGATCGTCGAATGCCGGATCCTGCCATCCGGCGATCTCGCCGGCAAGTCCGCCCGCATCGAGCGGTCCGCGCACGGGGTCGCTGTTAAACTCGCCATTGCCGAGAATTCGCCAGGCGATCCTCCCCGCGCCGCCGACGAGCCGCGCGCGCAAGATACCGCGCGGCGGCACGCGCGTGCTGTCGCGGTTAAAGTCTTCGTCGTGCGGCGCGTTCTCGAAGAGCACCGCGATCGCGTTTGCTTTGCCGCGCCGCAGCATCGTGGGTTCGACCGGCAGCGAAACGCGAATCAACCCGTCGATATCGGCCGCTGCGCTTCCGAGAGACGCGCCGTTGAGCCACGCACCGCACGCGCCGCCGCGTCCGGCGATCGCGTCAACGACGAACGCGCGCTCGGTGCCGGTCGCAGTAAAGTGCCCGCGATACCAGACGGCGCCGTGATGGAACCCGTAATCGTCGACACCGAAGAAATTTCCGCTTACCGGCAAGCCGTTTTGCAGGTCGTCGCGATCGAACGGTCGCGAGACCAGCAACGGCGGCCACGCCTGATCGTTGAACGAGGGTTCGATCTCGTCTCGTCGGAATGCCGGCGCCAGCCGGTAATCGCCGGAAACTCCACCTGTTTGGGCGAGGGCGCCCAAGCGTCGGAGGGGCCGGCGCTCGTCCATCCCCAGGGAGTTCCCCGATACGCCTCGGCGAATAGCGTCGTTCCAAACGGAACCGTGACTCCGTCCTCGCGCACAACGCGCTCCAAACGTGCGGTACGTGGCGCGTCGCGCTCGCCGATCTCGTCGAGGATCACGCTGCCCGTACCGTTGGCCAGCTGATGGCGCGCGGCGATCGCATCGATGCGCGCGAACCACTCACGAGACTCGCGAAGATAGCGCGCGCGCAGCCGGCTGCGGCTGGCCGTGCGCGCCAGCATCCAATCCGGAAGCCCGCTCGCATCGGCACCCGCATCGATGTATGGCCCCGACTGCACGACGATATACAAACCGGCCCGCGCCGCTTCGTCGAAGAGGGTGTCGAGATCGCGAACGCCGCTGAAGTCGTACGTTCCCGGCCGCGCGGAGTGGTAGCCCCAGTACAGGTCGAGCGCGACGGCGTTGTACCCCGCCGCCTTGATGCGGCGGAAAACCTCCGGCCAAAGCTGGGGTGCCGGAAGCTGCCAATAGTGGAACTGCGCCGCTGACAGCGCCACCTGCCGGCCGTCGATCGCGAGCGAGGTCCCGTTGTAAACGACGTCGTGGCGCGTACTGGCGTAACCGCAGCCGATGAGCGCCGTCGTTACGACGAGCCCGCTAAAAAGAAATGCGAGCGACCGCATTCGGATCGCTCGCATAGAGATGCTAGTCGAGACAGCCTCCTATTTGACGACGCCCTTGATCGGCGAGGCCGACGCGGCCGATCCGAGCGCTTTGACACCGAAGATATCCTCGATCGTTCGCAACACGCTGTAATGGTTTACGGTTTGGCTGAACTGTCCCGCCTTGACGTTGCCGATCAGAATCGTGGGAATTTGGTTGCCCGGGCTGCCGTCGTTTTCATCGAAGGTCAGGATCAGCAGTCCGTTGTTGGCCGTATCCCAATCGATCAGCTTGGGCAGATTCTTCGAAGCCCACTTGTCGCTGGTCGCGATCGAGCAGTCGTGTATGTCGTTGCACATGTTCGGCGTGATCCAGACAAACTGCGCGGGCACCTTCGTCAGCGGCTTCTTGTAGACATAGCTAACCGACGCGGGCAGATTGGTGAAGTCGGGCCACGGCACGTGTTTGCGCATATACAGCCAGCGGCTCGGGAGTTTGTCGGGCACGGCTTGGCATCCCGTGAAGCCCAGGGAAGGCATGCTCTCGGCGTAACCGCGGAACGAGATTCCGGCCGCGAGCAGCTCGCTGCCGAGGTTGTCGACGCCGAAGCTGACGGGGCACTGATCGCCGTTGACGCCCTGGGTCGAACCGCTAAAGAGCGCAAGGTAGTTCGGTTCGCTGGGGTGGGTGATCGCAAAGCTCTGCGTCATGTTCGCCCACGTCTTCGAGAGGCTCGTGATATAGGGCGCGTGCTGATTGCCGATCACTTCGTCGTAGGATTGATTTTCAAAAATAACGAGCTGGACGTACTTCGTTGTAAACTTTTTTGCCGCTCCGACTGGAATGTTTTGCGCGACGCTCGTCCCCGGCTGCGAAGGGCTCGTTGCGGCGATCGCCTGACATCCTGCGAGTGCGCCGGCGAGCATCGCGAGGATCGTCACGTGCTTGAGGTTCAAGGGCTGCTCCTTTCAGTCGAGGTTCGCTGCCCCTTCCCTACGCCGCCGGAGGCAACGCTCCCGCCGCGCCTTAACGCCTTAACGCACGCATAATAAAGAGTTTGCTAGAACGTAATCGAGCTAGCCGGTGCGCACTGCGACGGCACAAACTGCAGACTGAACCCCGGCGTATTCGTCGCCGCCGTCGCGCCGGCACTCGACGCTAAGTTGGCGCGATGCGAAGGCGTCGCTGAGAAGAGATCCTTCGATTGGTTATCGACGAGCGATCCGATCGTTGTGTTCGCAGGAGGCGCATACGCGCTCGCCGGTGCGGCCGACGGGGCGAAGTTGTTTGCGAGACACCCCGCTTGGAGCCACGGCGGCGGCTGATATAAAACATAGCTGCGGCTCGGCTCCGATGTTCCACGCCAGCTGGGATAGAGCGTTCCACCATTCGGCTCGAGCGATCTTGGGTGCAGATTGATCTCGGGAGTCCGATACACACTCCGCTCGGTTGCACGCCCCGCCTCAGAACGCGCCTGCGGATGCGGAGCCGCTCCGCGGTACACGGGCACGACTACCGTGGGCGGCGCCGCGATCGTTATCGCCGGCGTAAGGATTGTCAGAGCGATTGCACCTGCGACAGCCAAGGAGCGTATCATCGTCTGTAATTTCGAGTGCGCCCGGCGGTATCCCCCATCCCGCTTCCGGGCGATCTCGAAACCGACCCGGTGCCCGCAGCAAATGCAATAAGCAAGGCCAAGTAGCCGGCGGAGCGCTAAACGAGGCAGGTAAGGATCGCGCGCCCCTTTTTCGCCGCGTCTGCATAGAAGTCGCGGAGGCGCCGAAAGCCGTCGGTCACCCAATCTGCGTCGGAGCTCTTCCAGCCCGGATAAATATCGAGCTCCTCCATTCGCGCGGCATCGAAGCGTCCCGCGGCCTCTGCTTCTAGGCCGGGGACACTCAGCTGCTCGGCGAGCTGTGCTACTTGTTCCGCGGTGAAATAGCGCGCCGGGCCGTAACCGGAGAAGCCTTCGTCGTCGTCACCGAGCGCGCTGCCGCCAAGAACCGCCTGGCTCAAGAGTGCCGGCCCGGGCTCGGGTTCACCGCAAAGGATGTAGTGCACGCCGTGCCACGCCTTGTCGAGCGAAAGGACGTCGCGTTTGCCCGATGGGTTCGGAGGCTGCGCGGCGGCGCGCGCCTCGAAGAGTTTCAAAAGATCGTCACTCCCGAGGGCCGCGGTTAACTCCTCCGGGGTCTTGCCCAAGCGCGCCGCCGTGTCGGCGAGCATCTGCGGACCGATAGTCCGTATCCGATCCCGCATCGCTTGCGCCAAGTTGCTGAAGGCATCGGGCACGCCCGCATCTTCTTGGAAGAGCGACTCCACCAACTCGGGTGCGGCAACGAAGCGAGAAAGCTCGGCGCTGTCCACCTGCACGAAGGTTGCGTTCATCGACATCGTTAGAGCCGGCCTTGGGCCGCGTAACGGAACTGCCCCGGCTTCCAAACGCAGACGCTGCCGTCGTTCATGACGAACGATTCGCATCCGTCGACCTCCGCGTTGAAGTCTTCGTTGAGCTGCTTAGTCGCGGGCCAATTGACGGCCGGTTCTTGGCGCGCGGCGCCCCGCACCTTTGTGTTCGAGAACTGCGGCG
Above is a genomic segment from Candidatus Cybelea sp. containing:
- a CDS encoding transglutaminase-like domain-containing protein; this translates as MKRKGFVFASAALSLAPLMARSARAAAPEIEPGPWRSYEVTTVITLPKGSNAKAWVPIPSFKEASWMRPGPSTWRGNAGEVAIVTDPSWGTQMVYAQWPKGTHGGGDLTVVSHVTTRNLGVDLSKPDRNVTLSAAEIALYTAPSKYIPTDGIVKRTADTATAGATSDLEKLRKIYEWIVANTSRNPKTRGCGLGNISFLLESGDFTGKCADINGLAVGLARASGIPARDLYGIRVAPSELGYKALGANGTTITKAQHCRAEAFVNGYGWIPLDPADVRKVVLEEPPGSLSMSDPKVVEARRLLFGSWEGNYMVYNDGHDIALPGSTGDTVAFLMYPQAEVDGQRLDSLDAPTFVYEITV
- the panE gene encoding 2-dehydropantoate 2-reductase; its protein translation is MRLLVVGAGAVGGYFGGRLEQAGRDVTFFARPQRAAQLRERGLEIVSPNGNATLHPKVVTRDELSQPYDLVLLTVKNYALQGALEDIAPAVGADTLILPTLNGMRHLDELKAKFGEAHVLGGVCIVATTLDAQGRIVQLTGTQKLVYGELDGSHSERIEQVDRTLQGAGFDARVSSDILLEMWEKFVFIAALGGITCLLRGTIGEITAAPGGRQLALTMHGECVAVATASGFAPRPEAIESSRATLTEAGSPLASSMYRDLQKGAALEADAILGDMCRRGEAAGLKLPLLSAAFAQLSIYEAQRKPASP
- a CDS encoding alpha/beta fold hydrolase, coding for MENSRLQAFAAIALALAAGCAAVRLAPPLPLGSANKGSTGLRVGSALLRRCLGGDYQCGTVQVDLDPAGRVPGKINIAFAWLPHSNRSARSGGTIVAVEGGPGYPSIGSRSLYRELYAPLLLTRDLLLVDNRGTGRSEAIVCQPLQRVHLMQLRNVTRCGQQLGRTSDLYGTAIAADDMATILSTLRIRKVDLYGDSYGSFFVQAFAGRHPDRVRSIVLDGAYQVTGGSPWYPSTARELRSAFNAACTRSPVCADLRGSSIDRIESLLAQLRTNRGRITPTNIAFVMDSAGLDPLAYRDLDAAARAYVNAHDTLPLERLVAEAYAEEEGAGGRARGYSQGLFAAASCADNPQAYDMRLQPPERVAAWHRALERKRKSDPALYAPFSVDEYLGIPIDYAYLQLCTTWPVASKQHPAGQPVPPNARFPNVPVLVLNGDLDTITTPEEGARAAALFARATHVIVANTGHVTALDDFYGCAAGIVRRFGQTGKVAAQCAARVPALHLVPAFSRTLDEVHPASPSHGNRAPTRELRAAAAALLAAADVLARSYEFGLTSGSGLRGGSYAATPKNATDRAMLSSIGWTKDLAVSGAADFDARDAMAHAHLTVSGAAAGNLDAAWPTAGSSAAARVDGTIDGYHLEATMPAP
- a CDS encoding beta galactosidase jelly roll domain-containing protein; translation: MLVSRPFDRDDLQNGLPVSGNFFGVDDYGFHHGAVWYRGHFTATGTERAFVVDAIAGRGGACGAWLNGASLGSAAADIDGLIRVSLPVEPTMLRRGKANAIAVLFENAPHDEDFNRDSTRVPPRGILRARLVGGAGRIAWRILGNGEFNSDPVRGPLDAGGLAGEIAGWQDPAFDDRSWAKATLPARAGRAGVTWYRVRVPLDVTLPGDTFAAVRVDDAPRADYRASIFVNGWLVAHYASSTRRSHTFPLPTGIVDPHAENTIAIALWSLDDAGSLGRVALTTVRAFVDPRSPIPDVPEVRALNGVARLQLAVASDATNPAPHFVYRGAGAAPTIRVRPGDTIEIALRNQLPRSTSTANNVNLHFHGLNVAPAPPGDDVMTTLAPPGTLLRYRVRVPVTQPPGLYWYHPHAHGETYWQVTSGMAGAIVVAGLRERVPLLQATRERTIIVRDVQRVPNIMAIPWYARKMTPRLAHAVDADDNPGPNASCLPEPGLHLTLNGLSQPQIALADGERQLFRVLNASASRILDLAVDNEQIGVVAIDGYPIASYPGNPTILWMPHVVVPPGGRAEFVVTGLKLPTLLRTRCYESGAGGDRDPQAVLAAISSQDSDAGGAAPNDAPEPPEKAASIAAPPARLRRTIVLTEDADGFYIDGRAFRMNAPAAVVVRAGTVEEWTLRNKTDEVHDIHIHQVHFLVESIGGKSVYPRLWRDTVLVPVQTRDGVKTTPGIARILVDFRNPAIRGTFVFHCHMLDHEDGGMMAKIKAI
- a CDS encoding beta-galactosidase; protein product: MRSLAFLFSGLVVTTALIGCGYASTRHDVVYNGTSLAIDGRQVALSAAQFHYWQLPAPQLWPEVFRRIKAAGYNAVALDLYWGYHSARPGTYDFSGVRDLDTLFDEAARAGLYIVVQSGPYIDAGADASGLPDWMLARTASRSRLRARYLRESREWFARIDAIAARHQLANGTGSVILDEIGERDAPRTARLERVVREDGVTVPFGTTLFAEAYRGTPWGWTSAGPSDAWAPSPKQVEFPAITGWRRHSDETRSNPRSTIRRGRRCWSRDRSIATTCKTACR
- a CDS encoding alkaline phosphatase family protein produces the protein MNLKHVTILAMLAGALAGCQAIAATSPSQPGTSVAQNIPVGAAKKFTTKYVQLVIFENQSYDEVIGNQHAPYITSLSKTWANMTQSFAITHPSEPNYLALFSGSTQGVNGDQCPVSFGVDNLGSELLAAGISFRGYAESMPSLGFTGCQAVPDKLPSRWLYMRKHVPWPDFTNLPASVSYVYKKPLTKVPAQFVWITPNMCNDIHDCSIATSDKWASKNLPKLIDWDTANNGLLILTFDENDGSPGNQIPTILIGNVKAGQFSQTVNHYSVLRTIEDIFGVKALGSAASASPIKGVVK
- a CDS encoding YfbM family protein → MNATFVQVDSAELSRFVAAPELVESLFQEDAGVPDAFSNLAQAMRDRIRTIGPQMLADTAARLGKTPEELTAALGSDDLLKLFEARAAAQPPNPSGKRDVLSLDKAWHGVHYILCGEPEPGPALLSQAVLGGSALGDDDEGFSGYGPARYFTAEQVAQLAEQLSVPGLEAEAAGRFDAARMEELDIYPGWKSSDADWVTDGFRRLRDFYADAAKKGRAILTCLV